A DNA window from Parabacteroides johnsonii DSM 18315 contains the following coding sequences:
- a CDS encoding elongation factor G encodes MKVYQTNEIKNISILGSSGSGKTTLAEAMLYEGGVIKRRGSVESGNTVSDYFPVEKEYGYSVFSTVFSVEWQDRKLNFIDCPGSDDFIGGAVSALNVTDTALMVLNAQYGVEVGTINQFRYTEQFHKPVIFVVNQLDNDKADYDGTIAQLREQWGGKVVPIQYPVSTGSSFNAVVDVLKMKMYRWKPEGGVPEVLEIPAEEMDKAMELHKALVESAAEHDDMLMEKFFEEGTLSEDDMRAGIRAGLVIRGMFPVFCVCAGRDMCVRRTLEFLGNVVPCTDKMPRPVTTDGVEVTPDSNGPTSLFFFKTTVEPHIGQVSYFKVISGKVKDGDDLLNADRGSKERIAQLFSVAGQTRNAVAEMVAGDIGATVKLKDVRRGNTLNGKGCDYRFDFIKYPDPKYRRAVKPVNEADAEKMMEILMRMREEDPTWMIEQSKELKQTIVSGQGEFHLRTLKWRIENNDKLPIEFYEPKIPYRETITKASRADYRHKKQSGGAGQFGEVHLIIEPYYEGMPAPDTYRFGGQEYKISVRDTQTIDLDWGGKLVFINSIVGGAIDARFLPAILKGIMARMEQGPLTGSYARDVRIIVYDGKMHPVDSNEISFMLAGRNAFSTAFKEAGPKILEPVYDVEVSVPADYLGDVMSDLQGRRAIIMGMNSEKGYEKLLAKVPLKEMSSYSTSLSSITGGRASFTMKFSSYELVPSDVQDKLLKAYEATQAED; translated from the coding sequence ATGAAAGTATACCAAACAAACGAAATCAAGAACATCTCTATCTTGGGAAGTTCGGGCTCTGGGAAAACCACTCTCGCTGAAGCGATGCTTTACGAGGGTGGAGTTATAAAACGTCGCGGAAGTGTGGAATCCGGAAACACAGTGAGCGATTATTTCCCGGTTGAGAAGGAGTATGGTTACTCGGTATTTTCGACCGTTTTCAGTGTTGAATGGCAGGACAGAAAGTTGAATTTCATTGATTGTCCGGGTTCAGACGATTTTATCGGTGGTGCAGTTTCTGCTCTGAATGTGACAGACACGGCGCTGATGGTATTGAATGCCCAGTATGGCGTGGAAGTCGGCACAATCAACCAGTTTCGGTATACAGAACAATTTCATAAGCCAGTTATCTTTGTTGTGAATCAATTGGATAACGATAAGGCTGATTATGATGGGACAATCGCTCAGTTACGTGAACAATGGGGCGGAAAGGTGGTGCCTATCCAGTATCCGGTTTCTACAGGTTCGTCTTTCAATGCGGTTGTCGATGTGTTGAAGATGAAGATGTATCGTTGGAAACCTGAAGGCGGTGTTCCCGAAGTGCTGGAAATTCCGGCGGAAGAAATGGATAAGGCGATGGAACTTCATAAAGCACTGGTCGAATCGGCTGCCGAACATGACGATATGCTGATGGAAAAATTCTTTGAAGAAGGTACATTGAGTGAAGATGATATGCGTGCTGGTATTCGTGCAGGTCTTGTTATCCGGGGGATGTTCCCTGTTTTCTGCGTATGTGCCGGTCGTGACATGTGTGTCCGCCGTACGCTTGAATTCCTTGGTAATGTAGTCCCTTGTACAGATAAGATGCCTCGTCCAGTAACTACTGACGGTGTGGAAGTGACTCCTGATTCGAACGGGCCGACCAGCTTGTTCTTCTTTAAGACGACTGTAGAGCCACATATCGGCCAGGTTTCCTATTTTAAAGTGATATCGGGTAAGGTAAAAGATGGTGACGATTTGCTGAATGCCGACCGTGGTTCGAAGGAGCGTATCGCGCAGTTGTTCTCTGTTGCCGGGCAGACCCGTAACGCTGTGGCCGAAATGGTTGCCGGAGATATCGGTGCTACCGTTAAGCTGAAAGATGTTCGTCGTGGTAATACTTTGAATGGTAAAGGATGTGATTATCGTTTCGACTTTATCAAATATCCGGACCCGAAATATCGCCGTGCCGTGAAACCGGTTAATGAGGCAGATGCCGAAAAGATGATGGAAATCTTGATGCGTATGCGCGAAGAAGATCCGACATGGATGATCGAACAGTCCAAAGAATTGAAACAGACGATCGTTTCCGGTCAGGGAGAATTCCATCTTCGCACATTGAAATGGAGAATTGAGAACAATGATAAATTGCCGATTGAGTTTTACGAACCGAAGATCCCATATCGTGAAACCATCACGAAAGCTTCTCGTGCGGACTACCGCCATAAGAAACAGTCGGGTGGTGCAGGCCAATTTGGTGAAGTTCACTTGATCATCGAACCGTATTACGAAGGTATGCCGGCACCGGATACATATCGTTTTGGTGGACAAGAATATAAAATCAGCGTACGTGATACGCAGACAATAGATTTGGACTGGGGTGGAAAGCTGGTATTTATTAACAGTATCGTTGGTGGAGCCATCGATGCCCGTTTCCTGCCGGCCATCCTGAAAGGTATTATGGCTCGTATGGAGCAGGGACCGTTGACTGGTTCGTATGCCCGTGATGTGCGCATCATCGTCTATGATGGAAAGATGCACCCGGTAGACAGTAATGAAATTTCTTTCATGCTGGCAGGCCGTAATGCTTTCAGTACCGCTTTTAAAGAAGCTGGTCCTAAGATCCTGGAACCTGTTTATGATGTAGAAGTATCGGTTCCGGCTGATTATCTGGGCGACGTGATGAGTGACCTGCAGGGACGTCGCGCCATCATTATGGGTATGAATAGTGAAAAAGGCTACGAAAAGCTGTTGGCTAAAGTGCCTTTGAAAGAGATGTCTTCGTACTCGACATCTTTGAGTTCCATCACAGGTGGACGTGCTTCATTTACGATGAAGTTCTCCAGCTATGAACTGGTTCCGTCGGATGTCCAGGACAAGCTGTTAAAAGCTTACGAGGCAACTCAGGCAGAAGATTGA
- a CDS encoding ATP-binding cassette domain-containing protein, with protein MENIKITGAYENNLKHISLEIPKKRITIFTGVSGSGKSSLVLDTIAASSRRELNETFPSFVQQYLPKYGRPHVDKIEHLPVAIVIDQKKPAPNARSTVGTYTDIYSLLRLLFSRVGKPFVGYSDTFSFNHPQGRCPRCDGLGEVRELDIHKLVDFNKSLNDEDTIHYVAFHRGGWRWIRYACSGLFDLDKKIKDYTPEELELFLYSPQIRLKNPPADWPRTAKYEGLVTRMYRSIINSEEGKLHQKLLEPMVTMGICPDCGGSRLNSTVLSCRIGEKNIAEVTSLAIPDILNWLQNIDDPLANDLKQAIRNRLSALEEIGLGYLTLDRNMGTLSGGEAQRCKIAKYINSALSDMLYVLDEPSVGLHSHDICLLKASVRKLRDHGNTVLLVEHHKEMIQIADHIVDMGPGSGMDGGNVLYEGSYKGLLESGTQTGSMIAEKSPLKTEIRTPSGWFTLEHAKKHNLKDLTVRFPIGLFTVIAGVAGSGKSSLMECFRQTCKDDVIYISQKNIGISLRSTPATYIGVADDIRKLFARKSKAGLNMFTFNGKGGCPVCSGKGVIVSDMAFMDSIETICEACGGLRYSQEALQYTVNGLNIAEVMDLTVRKASLHFAGTEIEKKLQPLMKVGLGYLHLNQALSTLSGGELQRVKLASYLDNKSKIFILDEPTDGLHVKDIHQIIHLFDSMVDQGNSIFLIEHNLDVLKAADYVIELGPGGGQMGGKLLFYGTPAEMLSCEQSVTAEYLKKELPHPIFPETNEV; from the coding sequence ATGGAAAACATCAAAATAACGGGAGCTTACGAGAATAACCTCAAACACATCTCACTGGAAATCCCCAAGAAACGAATCACAATTTTCACCGGAGTCTCCGGTTCCGGCAAATCATCCTTAGTACTGGACACCATTGCCGCCAGCTCCCGGCGGGAACTGAACGAGACTTTTCCCAGCTTCGTCCAGCAATATCTGCCAAAATACGGACGTCCGCATGTGGACAAAATCGAACATCTCCCGGTCGCAATCGTGATAGACCAAAAGAAGCCAGCTCCCAACGCCCGCTCTACCGTGGGGACTTACACAGACATCTATTCTCTGCTCCGGTTACTTTTTTCCCGCGTCGGCAAGCCTTTTGTCGGTTATTCCGACACGTTCTCCTTCAATCATCCGCAAGGAAGATGTCCCCGCTGTGACGGATTGGGAGAAGTACGCGAACTAGACATCCATAAACTAGTCGACTTCAACAAGTCTCTGAACGATGAAGACACGATCCATTACGTTGCTTTTCACCGCGGCGGATGGCGATGGATACGGTATGCTTGCAGCGGCCTGTTCGATCTGGACAAAAAGATTAAAGACTATACCCCGGAAGAACTGGAATTATTTCTCTATTCCCCTCAGATCCGGCTTAAGAATCCACCGGCCGACTGGCCCCGGACCGCCAAGTACGAAGGTCTGGTCACTCGTATGTACCGCAGCATCATCAATTCGGAAGAAGGCAAACTACATCAGAAATTACTGGAACCAATGGTCACGATGGGCATATGCCCGGATTGCGGAGGTTCACGACTAAACAGCACCGTCCTTTCTTGCCGGATTGGAGAGAAAAACATTGCCGAGGTCACCAGTCTCGCCATTCCCGATATCCTTAACTGGCTACAGAATATCGACGATCCTTTGGCAAATGACCTGAAGCAGGCTATCAGAAACCGCCTGTCCGCCCTTGAAGAGATCGGATTAGGCTACCTGACGCTCGACCGCAATATGGGAACACTTTCCGGAGGTGAAGCACAACGTTGCAAGATTGCCAAATATATCAATTCCGCTCTGTCCGATATGCTGTATGTACTCGATGAACCCAGTGTCGGACTGCACAGCCATGACATCTGTCTGCTCAAAGCATCCGTACGGAAGTTGCGCGACCACGGCAACACGGTTCTTTTAGTAGAGCATCACAAGGAAATGATTCAGATCGCAGACCACATCGTCGACATGGGTCCCGGCTCCGGCATGGACGGCGGAAATGTCCTGTATGAAGGCAGCTATAAAGGCCTACTGGAAAGCGGCACGCAAACCGGATCGATGATCGCAGAAAAATCACCACTAAAAACAGAAATCCGTACGCCGTCCGGCTGGTTTACACTCGAACACGCGAAGAAACATAACTTAAAGGATCTGACAGTCCGTTTTCCGATTGGCCTATTTACAGTAATCGCGGGAGTTGCCGGTTCGGGGAAAAGTTCCTTGATGGAATGCTTCCGCCAAACCTGTAAAGATGATGTGATTTATATCAGTCAGAAAAATATCGGTATCAGCTTACGCTCCACCCCCGCGACTTATATCGGAGTAGCGGATGATATACGCAAGCTCTTTGCCCGTAAAAGCAAAGCCGGATTGAACATGTTTACTTTCAACGGAAAAGGCGGCTGTCCGGTATGCAGTGGAAAAGGCGTCATCGTATCAGATATGGCTTTTATGGATTCAATCGAAACCATCTGTGAAGCCTGCGGCGGATTACGTTATTCACAAGAAGCACTGCAATATACTGTCAACGGACTGAATATAGCAGAAGTAATGGACCTGACCGTACGGAAAGCCTCGCTCCATTTTGCCGGGACAGAAATAGAAAAAAAATTACAGCCCTTGATGAAAGTCGGCCTGGGCTACCTGCACCTCAACCAGGCTCTTTCGACTCTTTCCGGAGGAGAGCTACAGCGAGTCAAACTCGCCTCTTATCTCGATAACAAGAGCAAAATCTTCATCTTAGACGAACCGACCGACGGGCTCCATGTCAAAGATATACATCAAATCATCCATCTTTTCGATTCGATGGTAGACCAAGGCAACTCCATCTTCCTGATAGAACATAATCTGGATGTTCTGAAAGCAGCCGACTATGTGATCGAACTAGGTCCCGGTGGCGGACAAATGGGTGGCAAACTGCTCTTCTACGGAACCCCGGCAGAAATGCTTTCATGTGAACAGTCCGTTACAGCGGAATATTTAAAAAAAGAATTACCTCACCCGATATTCCCTGAAACAAATGA
- a CDS encoding glycosyltransferase family protein → MKILFIIQGEGRGHLTQALSLRQKLADEGHEIVGVLVGKSPARRLPGFFSEKIGVPVYPFESPNFLPSAKNKQVNLVRSVAYNLFRLHKYLSSIRYINRMIKETRADVVVNFYELLTGLTYLFCHPKALMVCIAHQYLFLHPDFVFPGQNRLSLVSLKFFTRMTAIGATKKLALSFRKMREVPSERIVVVPPLLRKEVLETTPVNGDYLHGYLLNSGFSEEIRSWHKVHPNVALHIFWDKKEVRPEVKVDSFLSFHQLNDTLFIRYMAGAKAYATTAGFESVCEAMYLGKPVLMVPTHIEQSCNAFDAVQAGAGVVADRFDLDALLELSRTHRPNPAFSHWVKQADWLILREFRPDLLMEETPASLWRRLSTRWIYRLGKTLSI, encoded by the coding sequence ATGAAAATACTGTTTATCATACAAGGTGAAGGACGTGGTCACCTGACCCAGGCGCTTTCTCTTCGCCAGAAATTGGCGGATGAAGGGCATGAGATCGTGGGGGTTCTGGTCGGAAAAAGTCCGGCACGCCGGCTTCCCGGTTTTTTTAGCGAGAAGATCGGTGTTCCTGTTTATCCGTTCGAGAGCCCGAACTTCCTTCCTTCGGCCAAGAATAAGCAGGTCAATTTGGTAAGGAGTGTGGCTTATAACCTGTTTAGGTTGCATAAATATCTCTCAAGTATCCGGTATATCAACCGGATGATAAAGGAGACGAGAGCGGATGTTGTCGTAAACTTCTACGAACTACTGACCGGACTGACTTATCTGTTTTGCCATCCGAAAGCCCTGATGGTTTGTATTGCGCACCAGTATTTGTTTTTACATCCTGACTTTGTCTTTCCTGGACAAAACAGACTGTCACTTGTCTCCTTGAAGTTTTTCACTCGCATGACGGCAATAGGAGCCACAAAAAAACTGGCTTTGTCTTTTCGCAAGATGCGTGAGGTTCCGTCAGAAAGGATTGTCGTGGTTCCTCCTCTTCTGCGCAAGGAAGTGTTGGAAACAACGCCGGTGAACGGGGATTATCTGCATGGCTACTTACTGAATAGCGGATTCAGCGAAGAGATACGGTCCTGGCACAAGGTGCATCCGAATGTTGCTTTGCATATATTTTGGGATAAAAAGGAGGTTCGTCCGGAAGTAAAAGTAGACTCTTTTCTTTCTTTCCATCAACTGAATGACACGCTGTTTATCCGTTATATGGCGGGTGCGAAAGCTTATGCTACGACAGCAGGTTTCGAGTCTGTTTGTGAGGCTATGTATCTGGGTAAACCTGTATTGATGGTACCGACCCATATCGAACAATCCTGTAATGCTTTTGATGCGGTTCAGGCTGGTGCTGGCGTCGTTGCAGATCGGTTTGACCTGGATGCTTTGTTGGAACTATCGCGTACTCATCGGCCGAATCCCGCTTTTTCTCATTGGGTGAAACAAGCGGATTGGTTGATCCTGCGTGAGTTCCGTCCGGATTTGTTGATGGAGGAGACGCCTGCTTCCTTGTGGCGTCGTTTATCAACCCGGTGGATATACCGATTAGGGAAGACGTTATCGATTTGA
- a CDS encoding UDP-2,3-diacylglucosamine diphosphatase codes for MKLRKYYPTIVLSDIHLGSEHSRTEEVTNFLKHVNCDRLILNGDIIDGWQLQKSGRRWKQQHTDFFKVLMKMMEKQGTEIVYIRGNHDDFLDNLVPFTFSNLSVVKDYILNTHGKRYLVTHGDIFDTVTTNMRWLAMLGDMGYTFLLWLNRIYNQRREKAGKPYFSLSQHVKHKVKSAVSYISDFEKELVKLAEAKKLDGIICGHIHQAANVRYGDIHYLNSGDWVESLTALVENEQGDWNIVSYSKEDYDRNEKASSGLYYAEVI; via the coding sequence ATGAAACTAAGAAAGTATTATCCAACCATTGTCCTGTCGGACATTCACTTAGGTTCCGAGCATTCACGGACCGAGGAAGTGACGAATTTCCTTAAACATGTTAACTGTGACCGCCTGATACTGAACGGTGATATCATCGATGGCTGGCAACTCCAGAAATCCGGTCGTCGCTGGAAGCAACAACATACCGATTTCTTTAAAGTTCTGATGAAGATGATGGAAAAGCAGGGAACGGAGATTGTCTATATACGTGGCAATCATGACGATTTTCTGGACAACCTGGTTCCGTTTACCTTCTCCAACCTCTCTGTCGTGAAAGATTATATTCTGAATACACACGGGAAGCGCTATTTGGTGACACATGGAGATATCTTCGATACGGTTACTACGAATATGCGTTGGTTAGCGATGTTGGGAGATATGGGCTATACTTTTCTGTTGTGGCTGAACCGTATATACAACCAGCGGAGGGAAAAAGCAGGAAAGCCTTACTTTTCACTTTCCCAACATGTCAAACATAAAGTGAAAAGTGCTGTCTCTTATATTTCCGATTTCGAAAAGGAGCTGGTTAAGCTGGCGGAGGCGAAGAAATTGGACGGTATTATCTGCGGACATATCCATCAGGCAGCTAACGTACGGTATGGGGATATCCATTATCTGAATTCCGGCGACTGGGTGGAAAGCCTTACGGCACTCGTTGAGAATGAACAAGGCGACTGGAATATTGTTTCATATAGTAAGGAAGATTATGACCGTAATGAAAAGGCCTCTTCCGGTCTGTATTATGCCGAAGTAATATGA
- a CDS encoding MATE family efflux transporter, producing MQGTKNLTEGPIKKQLFNLALPIMGTSFIQMAYSITDMAWVGRLGSEAVAAIGAVGILTWMTTSIAYLNKVGAEVSVAQSIGAREEGDARTFAAHNLTIALIISLCWGAMLFAFANPIIGFFKLEAAISAQSIDYLRIVSTGFPLIFLAAACTGIYNAAGLSKIPFYVSGTGLIMNMVLDPLFIFGFGMGTDGAACATWLSEATVLAIFIYHLKKKNKLFGGFPFFVQLKSRYSKRIFQLGLPVALLNSLFAIINLMMARTASTYGGHIGLMTMTAGGQIEAIAWNTSQGFSTALSTFVAQNFAAQKKERVLGAYHTTLKMTAMFGIFCTLLFVFFGSEVFSLIIPEKAAYEAGGVFLRIDGYSMLFMMLEITMQGLFYGTGRTIPPAIISITFNSLRIPMAIGLTAMGLGITGVWWAISISSMLKGIVAFIWFRILQKKIL from the coding sequence ATGCAAGGGACAAAAAATCTGACGGAAGGACCTATTAAAAAGCAACTATTTAACCTGGCGCTTCCCATCATGGGAACTTCTTTTATCCAAATGGCCTACAGCATCACCGATATGGCTTGGGTTGGGCGTCTGGGTAGCGAAGCGGTAGCCGCTATCGGGGCAGTCGGTATCTTGACGTGGATGACAACTTCGATTGCTTACCTAAACAAAGTCGGCGCGGAGGTCAGCGTCGCACAAAGTATTGGAGCTCGCGAGGAAGGTGACGCACGTACCTTCGCCGCTCACAATCTGACGATCGCCCTGATCATCTCGCTATGTTGGGGAGCTATGCTTTTCGCCTTTGCCAACCCGATAATCGGTTTCTTTAAGTTAGAAGCGGCTATTTCAGCACAGTCAATAGACTATCTGAGGATTGTCTCGACCGGATTCCCGCTCATTTTCTTAGCGGCAGCCTGCACGGGTATCTATAATGCCGCGGGACTAAGCAAAATACCCTTCTATGTCAGTGGAACCGGATTGATTATGAATATGGTGCTCGATCCCCTGTTTATATTCGGATTCGGGATGGGTACGGACGGTGCAGCCTGTGCAACCTGGCTATCGGAAGCGACCGTACTTGCCATTTTCATCTATCATCTGAAAAAGAAGAACAAACTGTTTGGGGGATTTCCTTTCTTTGTCCAGTTAAAAAGCCGCTACAGCAAACGTATTTTCCAGTTAGGACTTCCTGTCGCATTGTTAAACAGCCTGTTTGCCATTATCAACCTGATGATGGCACGCACGGCATCGACCTATGGCGGACATATCGGACTAATGACAATGACAGCCGGAGGACAGATCGAAGCAATCGCCTGGAATACCTCGCAAGGATTTAGTACGGCTCTAAGCACATTCGTAGCTCAAAACTTTGCCGCACAGAAAAAAGAACGTGTTCTGGGTGCCTATCATACGACTCTGAAAATGACAGCTATGTTCGGTATCTTTTGCACACTGCTTTTCGTGTTCTTCGGTAGCGAAGTATTCTCGCTGATCATACCCGAAAAGGCTGCTTATGAGGCAGGAGGCGTTTTTCTCCGCATCGATGGTTACTCAATGTTGTTCATGATGCTGGAAATAACGATGCAAGGATTGTTCTATGGGACAGGCCGCACGATCCCTCCCGCCATCATCAGCATCACGTTCAATAGCCTGCGTATCCCAATGGCGATCGGATTGACGGCAATGGGGCTGGGTATTACAGGTGTCTGGTGGGCAATCAGCATCTCAAGTATGCTAAAAGGGATCGTCGCATTCATCTGGTTCCGCATTTTACAGAAGAAGATATTGTGA
- a CDS encoding zeta toxin family protein, with amino-acid sequence MPYLYIISGCNGAGKTTASFTILPEMLKCKEFVNSDEIAKGLSPFNSDSIAVAVEASRIMYKRIKELIASGETFAMETTLATRSGANLIREAQREGYYVTLLYFWLNTPDLAVERVKMRVAAGGHNIPESTIRRRYEAGIHNLFELYIPICDYWMIADNSMSPMEVIAKGFRSDKKEIYNSDIYTKLEHHE; translated from the coding sequence GTGCCATATCTATACATAATATCGGGATGCAACGGAGCAGGAAAAACGACAGCTTCTTTCACAATTCTTCCAGAAATGTTGAAGTGTAAAGAGTTCGTTAATTCCGACGAGATTGCCAAGGGGCTTTCCCCTTTTAATTCTGATAGTATCGCGGTAGCCGTTGAAGCCAGTCGTATTATGTATAAACGCATAAAAGAACTAATCGCTTCGGGCGAAACGTTCGCAATGGAAACTACACTGGCCACCCGTTCAGGTGCAAACCTGATCCGGGAGGCACAAAGGGAAGGGTATTATGTGACATTGTTATATTTCTGGCTGAACACACCGGATCTGGCAGTGGAGCGAGTTAAAATGAGAGTGGCCGCCGGAGGACATAACATTCCGGAGAGTACCATCCGCCGTCGCTACGAGGCAGGTATTCACAATCTCTTTGAACTATATATCCCCATTTGTGATTATTGGATGATTGCAGACAACTCCATGTCACCGATGGAAGTAATTGCCAAAGGTTTCAGGAGCGATAAAAAAGAGATATATAATTCGGATATTTATACAAAACTTGAGCATCATGAGTGA
- a CDS encoding O-acetylhomoserine aminocarboxypropyltransferase/cysteine synthase family protein: protein MNNELKPETLCVQGGWQPKKGEPRVLPIYQSTTFKYDTSEQMAKLFDLEESGYFYTRLQNPTNDAVAAKIAALEGGVGAMLTSSGQAANFYAVFNICQAGDHMVCSSTIYGGTFNLFGVTMKKLGIEVTFIDPDAPEEEISAAFRPNTKALFGETLSNPGMSVLDIEKFARIAHNHGVPLIVDNTFATPINCRPFEWGADIVTHSTTKYMDGHATSVGGAVVDSGNFDWDTHADKFPGLTTPDESYHGLTYTKAFGKMAYMTKATAQLMRDLGSIQAPMNAFLLNLGLETLHLRMPQHCKNAQQVAEWLEANEQVAWVNFPGLKSNKYYELARKYMPNGTCGVIAFGLKGSREDAIHFMDNLKMICIVTHVADARTCVLHPASHTHRQLTDEQLIEAGVAPDLIRLSVGIENANDIIADIEQALK from the coding sequence ATGAACAACGAATTAAAGCCGGAAACCCTCTGCGTGCAGGGAGGCTGGCAACCGAAAAAAGGAGAACCGCGCGTCCTGCCTATCTATCAGAGCACGACATTCAAGTACGACACCAGCGAACAGATGGCTAAACTGTTCGACCTGGAAGAGAGTGGATATTTCTACACCCGCCTGCAAAACCCGACAAACGATGCTGTCGCAGCCAAGATCGCCGCTTTGGAAGGTGGCGTAGGCGCCATGCTGACTTCTTCCGGGCAGGCAGCCAATTTCTATGCCGTATTCAACATCTGCCAGGCTGGCGACCACATGGTTTGCTCGTCCACGATCTATGGTGGAACGTTCAACTTGTTCGGTGTGACGATGAAGAAGTTGGGTATCGAAGTGACATTCATCGATCCTGATGCCCCAGAAGAAGAAATATCAGCTGCTTTCCGTCCTAACACAAAGGCTTTGTTTGGAGAAACCTTGTCCAATCCGGGCATGAGCGTACTCGATATCGAAAAGTTTGCCCGTATCGCCCACAATCATGGTGTGCCTCTGATCGTGGATAACACATTCGCGACGCCGATTAACTGCCGTCCATTCGAATGGGGAGCCGATATCGTGACTCATTCAACAACCAAGTATATGGACGGCCATGCGACAAGCGTAGGCGGTGCAGTTGTGGACAGTGGCAACTTCGACTGGGACACGCATGCTGACAAATTCCCCGGCCTAACAACCCCGGACGAATCTTATCATGGCCTAACCTACACAAAAGCTTTCGGCAAGATGGCTTATATGACAAAGGCTACGGCACAGTTGATGCGCGACCTGGGTTCTATCCAGGCTCCCATGAATGCCTTCTTGTTGAATTTAGGGCTTGAAACCCTACACCTGCGTATGCCACAACATTGCAAGAACGCCCAACAAGTTGCCGAATGGCTGGAAGCAAACGAGCAGGTTGCCTGGGTGAATTTCCCCGGATTAAAGAGTAATAAATATTACGAACTGGCCCGGAAATACATGCCAAACGGGACTTGCGGCGTAATCGCTTTCGGCTTGAAAGGTTCTCGTGAAGATGCGATCCATTTTATGGATAACCTGAAGATGATCTGCATCGTGACTCACGTAGCGGATGCTCGTACCTGTGTCCTCCACCCTGCCAGCCATACACACCGTCAGTTGACGGACGAACAGCTGATCGAAGCAGGTGTTGCTCCCGACCTGATCCGTTTATCTGTCGGCATTGAAAATGCAAACGACATCATCGCGGATATCGAGCAGGCGTTGAAATAA
- the hemW gene encoding radical SAM family heme chaperone HemW has product MAGLYIHIPFCAKRCLYCDFFSNTDMKFKEPYVSAVIREMQLRQEYIGGEPLDTIYFGGGTPSQLQQADFERIFKTIDCLFNISSCKEITLEANPDDMTPEYVASLRNLPFNRVSMGVQSFKEKDLHFLNRRHDREQALRAVGLCKENGIPNISIDLIYGLPGQTLEEWQENLNDAIHLEIPHISAYHLIYEEGTALYKLMEAGKVAPIEEELSVTLFSTLINRLAEAGYLHYEISNFALPGYFSQHNSSYWTGKKYIGIGPSAHSYDGESRQWNISSLPHYLEGIRTGIPNIEIEKLDINTKYNDFIITGLRTMWGIRTANIREQFGEEKQAYLERQAATYLHQGLLIYENDTLTLSKEGIFISDGIMSDLLWV; this is encoded by the coding sequence ATGGCAGGTTTATATATCCACATTCCTTTTTGCGCCAAACGGTGCCTATATTGTGACTTCTTTTCCAACACGGATATGAAGTTTAAAGAACCATATGTCAGTGCGGTTATCCGGGAGATGCAACTACGCCAAGAATATATAGGAGGAGAACCTCTTGACACCATCTATTTCGGAGGTGGCACGCCCTCTCAACTTCAGCAGGCCGACTTCGAGCGGATATTCAAGACCATAGACTGCCTGTTCAATATAAGCTCATGCAAAGAAATTACGCTGGAAGCCAATCCCGACGATATGACGCCGGAATATGTTGCCTCTCTCCGCAACCTACCCTTCAACCGGGTCAGTATGGGAGTACAAAGTTTCAAAGAGAAAGACCTCCATTTCCTGAATCGGCGCCATGACCGCGAACAGGCTTTGCGTGCGGTCGGGCTTTGCAAAGAAAATGGTATCCCAAATATAAGTATCGACTTGATATACGGATTGCCCGGACAGACCCTGGAAGAATGGCAAGAGAATCTGAATGACGCGATCCACCTGGAGATTCCCCATATCTCAGCCTACCATTTAATATATGAAGAAGGGACAGCCCTATATAAGTTGATGGAAGCAGGGAAAGTGGCTCCCATTGAAGAAGAGTTGAGTGTCACCCTTTTCTCCACCTTAATCAATAGACTGGCCGAAGCCGGATATCTCCATTACGAGATTTCCAATTTTGCACTTCCCGGTTATTTTTCCCAGCATAACAGCTCCTATTGGACCGGCAAGAAATATATCGGTATCGGGCCTTCCGCCCATTCCTATGATGGAGAAAGCCGACAATGGAACATCTCTTCCCTTCCCCACTACTTAGAAGGGATAAGGACAGGCATTCCCAATATAGAGATAGAAAAATTAGACATCAACACAAAATACAACGACTTTATCATCACCGGACTACGCACTATGTGGGGAATCCGGACGGCTAACATTCGAGAACAGTTCGGAGAAGAAAAGCAAGCCTATCTCGAACGGCAGGCAGCTACCTATTTACATCAGGGATTGCTTATCTATGAAAACGACACCTTAACTCTCTCGAAAGAAGGTATTTTCATCTCCGATGGTATAATGAGCGACCTTTTATGGGTATAA